The nucleotide window CGGGCCGTGGCGGACCCCAGCACAAGTACCTCCAATCGCTCGTACGCAAACTGGCCGAAGATCGCGGATTCAAGGTAGCCATAGAGAAGCGGGTTCTCGATGGGCACGGGCACATTGACGTCTATCTCGAACGGGACGAACTCTCAATTGGCTGCGAGATTTCGGTCAGTACCGGAGCCGAGCACGAGGCCCAGAATCTCTCGAAGTGCTTGTCCGCGGGATTCAGCCACGCAGTTCTCGTGAGTCAAGATGACCGGACTCTCTCAGATGCCCGCGAGCTATTGGGCCAGGTGGATGAAAAGCGCGTTCGGTTCCTCTCGCCGGACGACTTCATTGCCTTTCTGGACGAGTTCGAGACGCCCAAGCCCGCCAAGGAGGCGGACCGTTCGATAAGGTCGCAAAAGGGCAACCAGGAGCCTCCAGCCGACGCCGGGGTGACCCAACGCCTCTTCATCGCCGAAGATGCGGCCACGTATCTCGGACTTGCTGTTCAGACCCTCGCCAAGCTTCGCTGGAGCGGAGACTCGCCACCGTACTGCAAAGTGGGCCGGCGAGTGCTCTATGATCGCGAGGAGATGGATGCCTGGATCAGTGACCGGAAAAGGCGGTCAACGTCCGACATCCCGCGAGAAAGGAAGCCGGAGAAATAAAGAGCTCGACCTTTCTCCGCGTGATTACTACGTGATTACCAAAAACAAAACGCCCCGCATTCCAATTGCGGGGCGTTCGTCGTAACTCTATTGCTGCAACCAACTTACAAAATCGGGACGGCGGGATTCGAACCCGCGACCCCCTGAACCCCATTCAGGTGCGCTACCGGACTGCGCTACGTCCCGTTGTGGTGCCGAGTGCCCTTGTGCGGCCCTCCCCTTGGACCGCCACCCGGCTCCTGCGGCAGAACGCGAAACCTAACCCCCGCGTCCCGCCGCTTCAACTCCGACGTTGCACAGGTTCGACCCCCGCGCCCCAAAAAAGGTTTCCGATCACATCACGGTCGTCTGCCGCCGCCCGATCCCGAACACCTTCTTCACCAACCAGAACACCAGCAACACCGGCAGCACCACCACCAGCGCCAGCTTGAGCAGGCCCACCGCCAGCCCGAAGATCGTCGCCACGAGCACGAATGCCACGAGCGCGATCACGGCCATGATCAGAAACGGCAGGCCGAACAGGAACAACACGCCGAGCACGACGGCGCCGACGAATCCGACGATTGCAGTGACGAGCGTGAACATCGGTCGAGCCTCATGGTGAGTAGGCACCCTTCCCTACGGGACGCCGGCCCCCGGCGTTTCACCTCGGCCGGTCTCGCCCGCGAGCGCGCACCCGACAAGCCGTCACCCGGAAAACACCGGCTCCTCGCGCCGCACGAGATCCTGCCCGTAGCGGCAGAACTGCTCGTCCCGACAGAACCCCGCCGATTCGTACACGCGCTGCGCCGCGTGGTTGTCGCGCGCGGTGAGCAGCTCGAGATGGGTGGCCGACGTCCCCACGGCCATGGTCCGCGCCGCCGAAATGAGCAGGTGCGCCACTCCGCGCCGCCGCGCATCGGGCGCGGTGTAGAGATCGTTCAACACCCACATGCGCGAGAGCCGCAGCGAGGAAAAGGTCGGGTACAGCTGCACGAACCCCACGGTGCTGGCATTGGCGCCCGTCCCCTCGATGGCCACGAAAATCACCGATTCCTTGCGCGCCAGACGCTCCGACAGGAACTCCCGCACTCGGTCCCGATCGTGCTCGCGGCGGTAGAAGGCAAGATACGGCACGAACAGGTCGGTCAGCGCGTCGAGATGGGCGCGCGTTGCCCGGAGAACGCGAATGCCACGGTCGCGTGACGCCATAGATCGCG belongs to Gemmatimonadaceae bacterium and includes:
- a CDS encoding helix-turn-helix domain-containing protein, with translation ASFATPKEEVEAELRAKSVAEHGDEAKEPRTPRRPVSRKGESSAAPISTPPAERLPGRGGPQHKYLQSLVRKLAEDRGFKVAIEKRVLDGHGHIDVYLERDELSIGCEISVSTGAEHEAQNLSKCLSAGFSHAVLVSQDDRTLSDARELLGQVDEKRVRFLSPDDFIAFLDEFETPKPAKEADRSIRSQKGNQEPPADAGVTQRLFIAEDAATYLGLAVQTLAKLRWSGDSPPYCKVGRRVLYDREEMDAWISDRKRRSTSDIPRERKPEK
- a CDS encoding GNAT family N-acetyltransferase, with protein sequence MASRDRGIRVLRATRAHLDALTDLFVPYLAFYRREHDRDRVREFLSERLARKESVIFVAIEGTGANASTVGFVQLYPTFSSLRLSRMWVLNDLYTAPDARRRGVAHLLISAARTMAVGTSATHLELLTARDNHAAQRVYESAGFCRDEQFCRYGQDLVRREEPVFSG